From Triticum aestivum cultivar Chinese Spring chromosome 4A, IWGSC CS RefSeq v2.1, whole genome shotgun sequence, a single genomic window includes:
- the LOC123084679 gene encoding transmembrane protein 131: protein MVTTTLKSRPPHALSAMTTRRRRRRRSSPAAPSIPLAPLRSASSPARASLAALCCVFLAFALSVSAAAAAADSAEESHEDGRCLGFRDVRADGGSFCFSSSEVQTLLASDDVINEPDLGVSRDWGPSRSMCFPMSGGGMVTCSSADAIVAGARDALGREGKDVARYDAGSCQAPLVPDNWMQASHGVPLELDGATSDVSPNALYSSSSMNVEISPPVLDWGRSNLYAASVASLTVVNLNNDSVLRVYEPFSTDPQFYVYGYEDLVLQPGENASVTFMFLPKLLGSSSAHLVLQTNFGGFIIQAKGMAVGSPYQILPLTRMDVVIGGHLEKNLSIYNPFDDSLYVEEVAVWMSASESTKQSSHVVCQLGPLDEAVELTSLSSNWHTASSTEFGWPVIHIRPSEQWEVLPSESSTVIELKLQPISEGKVFGAIYMKLRNHTTDKVDIVVIPIELEVHTRTYYDSTNLVSVTFERISSCAGNGSIYSLSLRNDATELLKVVSITGDNRDGPMIFQLKYLNGLILFPDTVTDIALIRYTASVPKGISFDNCNIVVETNSSLGSSIVIPCQDIMRAPISHTTNAVVADSDEPFAESHSEETSANSRTGSLGSIIETEGPHNMKPTIGGAIRADDMVLRNWRSHGTMTGISVLTNHELVFPVVQIGSQFSEWITVHNPSQQHVSMQLVLNSEEIIGQCRTVNDECEHTFSSRSPEIDSTETRFGFSLGSKAITETYLGPLTSAVLGPIVFRPSNRCMWSSMALIRNNLSGLEWLPLRAPGGWQSIALLEGPEAVWKLEFNLGSNLDDNSTLSKSEIPSSSCSQQLSKEIHVKNSGDLPLRVTKVKVSGVDCGLDGFTVNNCKGFSLAPSESIRMLISFKADFSSVKVQRDLELAMTTGIFVIPMTANIPVCMLKQCKRSYFRSIHWKALILFLGTVSLFVVVIVRGAPYSLSANSQDYYAKIADRKDTISKTVKPSFPQGSNKTSRPIREHRKAEEAPPEKCPPSTLDSPRKKDDKSNADKQQSTTSAISVSPTNPVEDKVSTEVTETSGNLTIRVAREKGRRRKRKVGGAGLAAKFEVSSSHSGNSTPSSPLSPSLTPKQGWSFSGASSEPKHRNKLESRLDVEARAPLTGNNKVKNGWSQTAKQQPPAPPATSVNPLASSTALTTAWRSPLLASSSPIAPHARAPGSNLMKDKAVKRDEGVTALKKEFTYDIWGDHFSGHLLGKAREVAPGKVFTASEGSSYSFFAREPQALMMKQPSAPPDSRGRRSLPSDVASGYAIN from the exons ATGGTCACCACAACACTAAAGTCTCGCCCGCCGCATGCCCTCTCCGCCAtgaccacccgccgccgccgccgccgccgctcttcgccAGCGGCTCCATCCATTCCCCTCGCCCCCCTGCGCTCCGCTTCCTCCCCTGCTCG GGCTTCCTTGGCTGCTCTGTGCTGCGTGTTCTTGGCCTTCGCGCTGTCcgtctcggcggcggcggcggcggcggattccGCGGAGGAGAGCCATGAGGACGGTCGCTGCCTCGGCTTCCGGGATGTGCGCGCGGACGGGGGTTCCTTCTGCTTCTCGTCCTCGGAGGTCCAGACGCTGCTCGCCAGCGATGACGTCATCAACGAGCCTGATTTGGGGGTTTCAAGGGACTGGGGGCCATCCCGGTCAATGTGCTTCCCGATGTCCGGGGGAGGCATGGTAACTTGCTCCTCTGCCGATGCAATCGTCGCAGGGGCGCGCGATGCGTTGGGGAGAGAGGGCAAGGATGTTGCGAGGTATGATGCTGGGTCGTGCCAGGCGCCGCTTGTGCCTGACAATTGGATGCAGGCATCGCATGGGGTGCCACTGGAACTGGATGGCGCGACCTCAGATGTCAGCCCAAATGCCCTCTACAGTTCTTCCTCCATGAATGTGGAGATAAGTCCGCCAGTCTTGGATTGGGGCAGGAGTAACCTGTATGCAGCCTCTGTGGCCTCCCTGACTGTGGTGAACTTGAACAATGACAGTGTCTTGCGTGTCTATGAGCCATTCAGCACTGATCCACAGTTCTATGTGTATGGTTATGAGGACCTGGTTCTGCAGCCCGGCGAAAATGCGTCGGTCACCTTCATGTTCCTGCCAAAGTTGTTGGGCTCTTCTTCAGCACATTTGGTTTTGCAGACCAATTTTGGTGGGTTCATCATACAAGCTAAGGGCATGGCTGTCGGGTCGCCTTACCAGATACTTCCATTGACCAGGATGGATGTTGTAATAGGTGGACACCTGGAGAAGAATTTGTCCATATACAACCCTTTTGATGATTCTCTCTATGTCGAGGAAGTGGCCGTTTGGATGTCTGCTTCTGAAAGCACAAAACAATCTTCTCATGTAGTTTGTCAGTTAGGCCCTCTGGATGAGGCAGTGGAGTTAACTTCTTTGAGCAGCAACTGGCATACAGCAAGCAGTACTGAATTTGGATGGCCAGTGATCCATATTAGGCCTAGTGAGCAATGGGAGGTGCTTCCTTCAGAAAGCAGCACTGTCATAGAGTTGAAATTGCAACCTATTTCAGAAGGCAAGGTGTTTGGTGCTATCTACATGAAACTGCGCAATCACACAACTGATAAGGTGGACATTGTTGTTATACCTATTGAACTAGAGGTACACACGCGCACCTACTATGATTCCACAAACTTGGTTTCTGTCACGTTTGAGCGAATATCATCTTGTGCTGGAAATGGGTCAATATATTCCCTTTCCTTACGGAATGATGCAACAGAGTTACTGAAGGTTGTGAGTATAACTGGGGATAACAGGGATGGCCCGATGATCTTTCAGTTGAAGTACTTGAATGGCTTGATACTCTTCCCTGACACTGTAACAGATATAGCTTTGATAAGATATACTGCTTCAGTTCCAAAGGGTATTTCATTTGACAACTGCAATATAGTGGTCGAAACAAACAGTTCCCTTGGTAGTTCAATTGTGATACCCTGCCAAGATATAATGCGTGCACCTATTTCTCATACAACCAATGCCGTTGTTGCTGATTCTGATGAGCCATTTGCTGAATCACATTCTGAAGAGACCTCTGCTAACTCAAGGACAGGATCTTTGGGCAGCATCATAGAAACAGAAGGCCCGCATAACATGAAG CCAACAATCGGGGGAGCGATCAGAGCAGATGACATGGTACTTAGGAATTGGAGATCTCATGGAACAATGACTGGGATTTCTGTTCTCACAAATCATGAGTTGGTGTTTCCTGTCGTGCAAATTGGATCACAGTTTTCTGAATGGATAACCGTCCATAACCCAAGCCAGCAACATGTGTCCATGCAGCTGGTACTGAACTCTGAGGAAATCATTGGCCAGTGCAGAACTGTAAACGACGAATGTGAACACACTTTCTCAAGCAGATCTCCAGAAATTGACTCAACAGAGACCAGATTTGGCTTCTCATTAGGTAGCAAAGCAATTACTGAGACCTATCTTGGTCCTTTGACAAGCGCTGTACTTGGTCCCATTGTTTTCCGCCCTTCAAATCGGTGCATGTGGTCAAGCATGGCTTTGATTAGAAACAATCTGTCAGGCTTGGAATGGTTACCTCTTCGAGCACCTGGTGGCTGGCAATCTATTGCCCTTTTAGAGGGACCTGAGGCTGTTTGGAAGTTAGAGTTTAACCTTGGTTCTAATCTTGACGACAACTCAACACTGTCCAAATCCGAGATCCCCAGCTCTTCGTGCAGTCAGCAGTTGTCCAAGGAGATACATGTTAAAAATAGTGGTGACCTTCCTCTTCGAGTCACAAAGGTGAAAGTTTCTGGAGTTGATTGTGGTTTGGATGGATTTACGGTGAACAACTGCAAGGGGTTTAGCTTAGCgccaagtgaatcaataagaatgCTCATTTCTTTTAAAGCTGACTTCTCTTCAGTTAAGGTTCAGCGAGATCTTGAGCTAGCTATGACTACTGGCATCTTCGTAATCCCTATGACTGCAAATATTCCTGTCTGTATGCTTAAGCAGTGCAAAAGGTCTTACTTCAGATCAATCCATTGGAAAGCATTGATACTCTTTTTGGGAACTGTGTCCTTGTTTGTTGTGGTCATTGTTCGTGGTGCCCCGTATTCTTTGTCAGCGAACTCTCAAGACTACTATGCCAAGATTGCTGACAGGAAAGATACCATCAGTAAGACTGTTAAGCCCTCTTTTCCTCAGGGTAGTAACAAAACTTCCAG GCCGATAAGGGAACACAGAAAAGCTGAAGAAGCTCCTCCTGAGAAATGCCCTCCTAGTACTCTTGATAGCCCCCGAAAGAAAgatgacaagagcaatgcagataAACAACAGAGTACAACTTCAGCTATATCTGTGTCCCCAACTAATCCTGTGGAAGACAAGGTATCAACGGAAGTTACAGAAACTAGCGGGAACCTTACTATCAGAGTTGCTAGAGAAAAAGGGAGGCGAAGGAAGCGAAAAGTTGGCGGCGCAGGACTGGCAGCAAAATTTGAGGTTTCTAGCAGCCACAGCGGGAATTCAACACCATCTTCACCGTTGTCACCGAGTTTGACCCCTAAACAAGGCTGGTCCTTTTCTGGAGCATCATCTGAACCGAAGCACAGAAACAAACTCGAGAGTAGACTTGATGTCGAAGCAAGGGCACCATTAACTGGGAATAACAAAGTGAAGAATGGCTGGTCCCAAACTGCCAAGCAGCAGCCACCCGCACCTCCAGCGACATCTGTAAACCCATTGGCTTCATCCACTGCACTGACCACAGCATGGCGCTCGCCATTGTTGGCCTCATCTTCCCCAATTGCCCCGCATGCTCGTGCTCCCGGCTCCAACCTGATGAAAGACAAGGCTGTGAAGAGAGATGAGGGTGTCACTGCACTGAAGAAAGAGTTCACTTATGACATATGGGGTGATCATTTCTCTGGACATCTGCTGGGGAAAGCAAGGGAGGTCGCACCGGGCAAGGTGTTTACTGCTTCTGAAGGGTCCTCCTACAGTTTCTTTGCAAGAGAGCCTCAGGCCCTCATGATGAAGCAGCCGTCTGCGCCACCTGACTCTCGTGGCCGCAGATCGCTGCCGTCTGATGTAGCTTCTGGTTATGCAATAAATTAA